The Streptomyces sp. DH-12 genome has a window encoding:
- a CDS encoding SpoIIE family protein phosphatase: MTRDTTGRGITPAAPASLGSLLASLDTGAYVVDANGAVVAVNAHAEKLLARPAGELLGRDAHELLHRSRYGASLPRAQCGMRRAYMAGRTVQSDEEWFERGDGSLLPVSWLVTPCRTDDGAERTLVLFHAPHDPEETRTPGNRFGSPLPELERLALLAETTTQLTATLDVEQALRRLVRLVVPQLADWAVVDLVTERGGVRRSAVVHAQDGGLVRREDLEGPLSPVPEDSLLPLARALRGVSPALADPSLHLRPDSLLGSEQRRLFAETGIHSAAIAPIRGVREVLGALTLGRAERPEAFTVDDLPLLEDISRRAGLALDNARLYERQRKVAETMQRHLLPQLPHVPGLEMSARYVAAPDASEVGGDWYDAFVLPDGATALAVGDVVGHDLDAAAGMAQMRNVLRAYAWAQEEPPSAIVSRLDRATVHITDVTMATLLFARMSRTEDGRWKLVWTNAGHPPPLLVTRDGEARYLTDGHGMLIGTGTDRPRPDGETELPPGATLLFYTDGLIEEPSRSLDEGLELLRGHAAALAEHPPARFTDLVLERTRPAGNDDDVALLTVRVPAA, translated from the coding sequence ATGACGCGGGACACGACGGGCCGCGGGATCACCCCGGCGGCACCGGCGTCGCTGGGCTCGCTGCTGGCGTCCCTCGACACAGGCGCGTACGTGGTGGACGCGAACGGCGCGGTCGTGGCCGTGAACGCGCACGCCGAGAAGCTGCTGGCGCGGCCGGCCGGGGAGCTCCTCGGCCGTGACGCGCACGAGCTGCTGCACCGCAGCCGGTACGGCGCCTCCCTGCCGCGCGCCCAGTGCGGGATGCGCCGGGCCTACATGGCGGGCCGGACGGTGCAGTCCGACGAGGAGTGGTTCGAGCGCGGCGACGGTTCGCTCCTCCCGGTGTCCTGGCTGGTCACCCCGTGCCGCACGGACGACGGGGCGGAACGCACCCTGGTGCTCTTCCACGCGCCGCACGACCCGGAGGAGACGCGCACCCCGGGCAACCGGTTCGGCAGCCCGCTGCCCGAGCTGGAGCGGCTGGCCCTGCTGGCGGAGACCACCACCCAGCTCACCGCCACCCTGGACGTCGAGCAGGCGCTGCGCAGGCTGGTGCGGCTGGTCGTGCCGCAGCTCGCCGACTGGGCGGTCGTCGACCTGGTCACCGAGCGCGGCGGGGTGCGCCGGTCGGCCGTGGTCCACGCGCAGGACGGCGGTCTGGTGCGGCGCGAGGACCTCGAGGGCCCCCTCTCCCCCGTCCCGGAGGACTCGTTGCTGCCCCTGGCGCGGGCGTTGCGCGGGGTCTCCCCCGCGCTGGCCGACCCCTCCCTCCACCTGAGGCCGGACTCCCTTCTCGGGTCGGAGCAGCGCCGCCTGTTCGCGGAGACCGGCATCCACTCGGCGGCCATCGCGCCGATACGGGGCGTGCGCGAGGTGCTGGGCGCCCTGACCCTGGGCCGCGCCGAGCGGCCGGAGGCGTTCACCGTGGACGACCTGCCGCTGCTGGAGGACATCTCCCGGCGGGCCGGGCTGGCGCTGGACAACGCCCGGCTCTACGAGCGGCAGCGCAAGGTGGCCGAGACGATGCAGCGTCACCTGCTGCCGCAGCTCCCGCACGTGCCCGGGCTGGAGATGAGCGCCCGGTACGTGGCCGCGCCGGACGCCTCCGAGGTGGGCGGCGACTGGTACGACGCGTTCGTGCTGCCGGACGGGGCGACGGCGCTGGCCGTCGGGGACGTCGTCGGGCACGACCTGGACGCGGCGGCGGGCATGGCGCAGATGCGCAACGTGCTGAGGGCCTACGCGTGGGCCCAGGAGGAGCCGCCCAGCGCCATCGTCTCCCGGCTGGACCGGGCGACCGTGCACATCACCGACGTCACCATGGCGACCCTGTTGTTCGCCCGCATGTCCCGTACGGAGGACGGGCGGTGGAAGCTGGTGTGGACCAACGCGGGCCATCCTCCCCCGCTGCTGGTCACGCGGGACGGCGAGGCGCGTTACCTCACCGACGGGCACGGCATGCTGATCGGCACCGGCACGGACCGTCCCCGCCCCGACGGGGAGACCGAACTACCGCCCGGTGCCACGTTGTTGTTCTACACGGACGGCCTGATCGAGGAGCCGAGCCGTTCCCTGGACGAGGGGCTGGAGCTGCTGCGCGGGCACGCGGCCGCCCTGGCGGAGCACCCGCCGGCCCGGTTCACCGACCTGGTGCTGGAGCGGACCCGCCCGGCCGGCAACGACGACGACGTCGCCCTGCTCACCGTGCGCGTCCCCGCCGCGTAG
- a CDS encoding S1 family peptidase, protein MRRRTGLTHAAVAAALLIGSWAAAGTLPASAQEAPASATADASAPASPGLLGAMQRDLGLTRAEAEDRLAAERAATALAPQARETAGSAYGGAWFDAGSGRLTVAVTPDAGATTVRALRESGAAVRTVEHTERRLDAVKSRLDRLDAPAGVASWSVDPAANAVVVNVVEDQRGDNDVRAFVAEAREAGPVTVRTVADAPSTFAAGTVGGDPYYTGNVRCSIGFSVHGGFVTAGHCGRAGQQVRGWDGSYIGNFQGSSFPGDDYAWVNVGSGWWTVPVVLGWGTVPDQLVRGSAEAPVGASVCRSGSTTRWHCGRVLAKNETVNYAEGAVHQMTKTSVCAEGGDSGGSYLSGDQAQGVTSGGWGNCSGGGETWFQPVNEILNRYGLTLHTA, encoded by the coding sequence ATGAGACGACGCACCGGACTCACGCATGCGGCCGTGGCCGCCGCCCTGCTGATCGGCAGCTGGGCGGCGGCGGGCACGCTCCCCGCCTCGGCACAGGAGGCTCCTGCCTCCGCGACGGCCGACGCATCCGCACCCGCCTCCCCCGGGCTGCTCGGCGCGATGCAGCGCGACCTCGGCCTGACCCGCGCCGAGGCGGAGGACCGCCTGGCCGCCGAGCGCGCGGCGACCGCCCTGGCGCCCCAGGCGCGCGAGACCGCCGGGTCCGCCTACGGCGGCGCCTGGTTCGACGCGGGCAGCGGCAGACTGACCGTCGCCGTCACCCCGGACGCCGGCGCCACGACCGTGCGCGCCCTGCGCGAGTCCGGCGCCGCCGTCCGCACCGTCGAGCACACCGAACGCCGGCTGGACGCGGTCAAGTCCCGCCTCGACCGCCTCGACGCCCCCGCGGGCGTGGCCAGTTGGTCCGTCGACCCGGCCGCCAACGCGGTCGTGGTGAACGTGGTCGAGGACCAGCGGGGCGACAACGATGTCCGCGCCTTCGTGGCCGAGGCACGCGAGGCCGGCCCGGTGACCGTGCGGACGGTGGCGGACGCGCCGTCCACGTTCGCCGCCGGCACGGTCGGCGGCGACCCGTACTACACGGGCAACGTCCGCTGCTCCATCGGCTTCTCGGTGCACGGCGGCTTCGTCACCGCCGGGCACTGCGGCCGGGCCGGGCAGCAGGTGCGGGGCTGGGACGGCTCGTACATCGGGAACTTCCAGGGGTCCTCCTTCCCGGGTGACGACTACGCCTGGGTCAACGTGGGCAGCGGCTGGTGGACGGTGCCGGTGGTGCTCGGCTGGGGCACCGTGCCGGACCAGCTGGTGCGCGGCTCGGCCGAGGCGCCGGTCGGCGCCTCGGTCTGCCGCTCGGGTTCGACCACCCGCTGGCACTGCGGCCGGGTGCTCGCCAAGAACGAGACGGTCAACTACGCCGAGGGCGCGGTGCACCAGATGACGAAGACGAGCGTGTGCGCCGAGGGCGGCGACTCGGGCGGTTCGTACCTCAGCGGCGACCAGGCGCAGGGCGTCACCTCCGGCGGCTGGGGCAACTGCTCCGGCGGGGGTGAGACCTGGTTCCAGCCGGTCAACGAGATCCTCAACCGCTACGGGCTGACACTGCACACGGCCTGA
- a CDS encoding lipase family protein — translation MSRISSVLTAVVATTACVCASASPAAATDPVVSRGVTIPAFYTPPAELPSGSGKLIRHEPLRLGLSLPGLDGRRLPGTATRLMYTSTDSGGEPVAVTGAYIEPSADWKGAGPRPLVVVGSGTMGQGDQCAPSLALENPLTLTGETVSFGYETLAVHRLLSTGAAVVVTDYVGLGATDRLHTYVNRVDEGHAMLDAARAARSVPGASVTAASRVGMYGYSQGGGASASAAELQRTYAPDVPLVGTYSGAPPADLTEVTKGIDGSALAGALGWSVNGFAQASPALREVVEANMNDTGRKALEDISTTCVGDAILGYGFTRSTEWTKSGKSIGEVIAGEPAARAVLDDQRLGRLRPTGPVRVVTGVQDDIVPHAQARQLAVDWCEKGGDVTYKAVRLPNLGDKLLTNHLAPLLTDQGDAVDWLTDRLEGKATSSNCWTMPAQP, via the coding sequence GTGAGCCGTATCAGCAGCGTGCTGACCGCCGTCGTCGCGACGACGGCCTGCGTGTGCGCGTCCGCGTCGCCCGCCGCGGCGACCGACCCGGTCGTGTCACGGGGCGTCACCATCCCCGCCTTCTACACCCCGCCCGCCGAACTCCCGTCGGGGAGCGGCAAGCTGATCCGCCACGAGCCCCTGCGCCTCGGGCTGAGCCTGCCCGGCCTGGACGGCCGCCGGCTGCCGGGCACCGCCACCCGCCTGATGTACACCTCGACCGACTCGGGCGGCGAGCCGGTCGCCGTCACCGGCGCCTACATCGAGCCGTCCGCCGACTGGAAGGGCGCGGGACCCCGCCCCCTGGTCGTCGTCGGCTCCGGCACCATGGGCCAGGGCGACCAGTGCGCCCCCTCCCTCGCCCTGGAGAACCCGCTGACCCTCACCGGGGAGACCGTCTCCTTCGGGTACGAGACCCTCGCGGTCCACCGGCTGCTCTCCACCGGCGCGGCGGTCGTCGTCACCGACTACGTCGGCCTCGGCGCCACCGACCGGCTGCACACCTACGTCAACCGCGTCGACGAGGGCCACGCCATGCTGGACGCGGCCCGTGCGGCGCGTTCCGTGCCCGGCGCGTCCGTCACCGCCGCCTCCCGGGTGGGAATGTACGGGTACAGCCAGGGCGGCGGGGCCAGCGCCTCCGCGGCCGAACTCCAGCGCACCTACGCGCCCGACGTCCCGCTCGTCGGCACCTACAGCGGCGCCCCGCCCGCGGACCTGACCGAAGTCACCAAGGGCATCGACGGCAGCGCGCTGGCCGGTGCGCTGGGCTGGTCCGTCAACGGCTTCGCCCAGGCCTCGCCGGCGCTGCGGGAGGTCGTCGAGGCGAACATGAACGACACCGGACGCAAGGCGCTGGAGGACATCTCCACCACCTGTGTGGGCGACGCGATCCTGGGCTACGGCTTCACCAGGAGCACCGAGTGGACGAAGAGCGGCAAGTCCATCGGCGAGGTCATCGCCGGTGAGCCCGCCGCCCGGGCCGTCCTGGACGACCAGCGCCTCGGACGGCTGCGGCCCACCGGTCCGGTCCGCGTGGTGACGGGCGTGCAGGACGACATCGTGCCGCACGCGCAGGCGCGGCAACTGGCCGTGGACTGGTGCGAGAAGGGCGGCGACGTCACCTACAAGGCGGTACGGCTGCCGAACCTGGGCGACAAGCTGCTCACCAACCACCTGGCGCCGCTGCTGACCGACCAGGGTGACGCGGTGGACTGGCTGACCGACCGGCTCGAGGGCAAGGCCACGAGCTCCAACTGCTGGACCATGCCCGCGCAGCCGTGA
- a CDS encoding snapalysin family zinc-dependent metalloprotease: MRVRTLTGAVAAVLVLAGPVEGGQDGAAGTADTAAPAGRTRVLTYDTSGAGEFASAVDRGAAVWNDSVDAVELRPVESGDRADIRIVVDDGWPRAVPGGLGNGIVHFGREAVAQGHSTVRIAAHELGHILGLPDRKPGPCSRLMSGASAGPSCDSARPNAAERAEVEEKFARAPAALFM; the protein is encoded by the coding sequence ATGCGGGTCCGTACGCTCACCGGCGCCGTGGCCGCCGTGCTCGTCCTGGCCGGGCCCGTGGAGGGCGGGCAGGACGGGGCGGCCGGGACCGCGGACACGGCGGCGCCCGCGGGTCGGACCCGGGTGCTCACCTACGACACGAGCGGCGCCGGGGAGTTCGCGTCCGCCGTCGACCGGGGAGCGGCGGTGTGGAACGACAGCGTCGACGCCGTGGAACTGCGTCCGGTGGAATCCGGCGACCGCGCCGACATCCGGATCGTCGTCGACGACGGCTGGCCGCGCGCCGTGCCCGGAGGCCTGGGCAACGGCATCGTCCACTTCGGACGGGAGGCGGTGGCGCAGGGCCACTCCACGGTCCGTATCGCCGCGCACGAACTGGGCCACATCCTGGGCCTGCCGGACCGCAAGCCCGGCCCGTGCTCCCGCCTGATGTCGGGCGCCAGCGCCGGGCCGTCCTGCGACTCCGCCCGGCCGAACGCGGCCGAGCGGGCGGAGGTCGAGGAGAAGTTCGCCCGCGCCCCCGCCGCGCTGTTCATGTGA
- the mgrA gene encoding L-glyceraldehyde 3-phosphate reductase yields MNHLASPDRYDGAMRYRRTGRSGLDLPLLSLGYWHNFGDDRSFESQRAIALRAFDLGVTHHDLANNYGPPYGSAEINFGRLMKRDLAPYRDEMVISTKAGWDMWPGPYGQGGGSRKYLLASLDQSLKRMGLEYVDIFYSHRLDATTPLEETMGALDTAVRQGKALYVGISSYDAERSRQAAEILRDLGTPLLIHQPSYNMLNRWIETDGLLDVAQEQGFGVIGFTALAQGLLTGRYLDGVPRDSRAAAGTSFDAGWLTDDMLRRLRALNGIAARRGQTLAQMALAWALRDPRVTSLVIGASRTEQLEQNVAALENLDFTAEELAEIDSYATDGGVDLWRDARLGALG; encoded by the coding sequence ATGAACCACCTCGCCTCCCCTGACCGCTACGACGGCGCCATGCGCTATCGGCGCACCGGGCGCTCGGGGCTCGACCTGCCCCTGCTGTCGCTCGGCTACTGGCACAACTTCGGCGACGACCGGTCCTTCGAGAGCCAGCGGGCCATCGCGCTGCGCGCCTTCGACCTGGGCGTCACCCACCACGACCTGGCCAACAACTACGGCCCGCCCTACGGCTCCGCCGAGATCAACTTCGGCCGGCTGATGAAGCGGGACCTGGCCCCCTACCGGGACGAGATGGTGATCTCCACCAAGGCCGGCTGGGACATGTGGCCCGGCCCCTACGGCCAGGGCGGCGGCTCCCGGAAGTACCTGCTCGCCTCGCTGGACCAGTCCCTGAAGCGCATGGGGCTGGAGTACGTGGACATCTTCTACTCGCACCGGCTGGACGCCACCACGCCGCTCGAGGAGACCATGGGCGCCCTGGACACCGCGGTGCGGCAGGGCAAGGCGCTCTACGTCGGCATCTCCTCGTACGACGCCGAGCGCAGCCGTCAGGCCGCGGAGATCCTGCGCGACCTGGGCACCCCGCTGCTGATCCACCAGCCGTCGTACAACATGCTCAACCGCTGGATCGAGACGGACGGGCTGCTGGACGTGGCGCAGGAGCAGGGCTTCGGCGTCATCGGGTTCACCGCCCTCGCCCAGGGGCTGCTCACCGGCCGCTACCTGGACGGCGTGCCGCGGGACTCGCGGGCCGCGGCGGGCACCTCGTTCGACGCGGGCTGGCTGACGGACGACATGCTGCGCAGGCTGCGGGCGCTGAACGGCATCGCGGCCCGGCGCGGGCAGACCCTGGCGCAGATGGCCCTGGCCTGGGCGCTGCGGGACCCCCGCGTGACCTCGCTGGTCATCGGCGCCTCGCGCACCGAGCAGCTGGAGCAGAACGTGGCCGCGCTGGAGAACCTCGACTTCACCGCCGAGGAGCTGGCCGAGATCGACTCGTACGCCACGGACGGCGGCGTCGACCTGTGGCGGGACGCCCGCCTCGGCGCGCTCGGCTGA
- a CDS encoding MSMEG_6728 family protein: MQTFLPYPDFCGSALVLDRKRLGKQRVEALQVLRGLIVPGYGWRRHPAVRMWTGYEEALVRYGLEICRVWRERGHQDSCAATLVADLATVRPGAPVRGQEELAQAGELPPWLGDEAVHRSHRSALVRKDPDVYRELFPGEPDDLPYVWPSSDRDPEAAAG, translated from the coding sequence ATGCAGACCTTCCTGCCTTACCCCGACTTCTGCGGATCCGCGCTGGTCCTCGACCGCAAGCGGCTCGGCAAACAGCGGGTGGAGGCGCTCCAGGTGCTGCGCGGGCTGATCGTCCCCGGCTACGGCTGGCGCCGCCATCCCGCGGTGCGCATGTGGACCGGCTACGAGGAGGCGCTGGTGCGCTACGGCCTGGAGATCTGCCGGGTGTGGCGCGAGCGGGGCCACCAGGACAGCTGCGCGGCCACCCTGGTCGCCGATCTCGCCACGGTCCGGCCCGGGGCGCCGGTGCGCGGCCAGGAGGAGCTGGCACAGGCCGGTGAGCTGCCGCCGTGGCTCGGCGACGAGGCCGTGCACCGCAGTCACCGCTCCGCGCTGGTGCGCAAGGACCCGGACGTGTACCGGGAGCTGTTCCCCGGTGAGCCGGACGACCTGCCGTACGTCTGGCCGTCCTCCGACCGCGACCCGGAGGCGGCGGCCGGCTGA